The following coding sequences are from one Gemmatimonadales bacterium window:
- a CDS encoding M20/M25/M40 family metallo-hydrolase yields the protein MSRLRVTILVLSVLFSAACSTGSRSDMPMISVDGIRQHVSVLAHDSLEGRGTGHRGYDKAAAYVAEQFKRYGLAPGMSDGSYLQPVRFRETGLVPGSASVRVTGPRATNLTPGVDFVASSDPRDTLTTFGGAMVFAGYGVSAPEFQYDDYASIDVKDKVVVVLFGAPSSLPPNPRAHFSGAEKTKTAVARGARGVITLWTEDAERTAPWSFMERLSHRTGMVWLAPDGSLPAEVSSLLAGVVLSPAASARLFGSSAAWNTVLETARQGKPQAFALPGEIHVRKANLHRDLTAPNVVAKLAGSDPVLAEEYVVYTAHLDHDGIGAAFNGDSIYNGAIDNASGVAALLEVARAFSERKQRPKRSILFIATAAEEKGLLGAEFYAEYPTVPIGSVVANLNMDGNHMLFPTRSIVALGAEHSTLADDAAVAANASGVELETELMPEQAFFIRSDQYPFIKKGVPALFFVNGTRSSDSTVDGGAILMNWLGTVYHTPKDDLDQPMHYESGAKYAEVAFRVGERVANASSRPTWRPGDFFGDRFGTPATRVPAP from the coding sequence ATGTCCCGTCTGCGTGTCACAATTCTGGTGCTGAGCGTTCTGTTCTCCGCTGCCTGCAGCACCGGGAGCCGTTCCGATATGCCGATGATCTCGGTTGACGGGATCAGACAGCATGTCTCGGTGCTCGCCCACGACTCGCTCGAGGGACGCGGCACCGGGCACCGCGGCTATGACAAGGCGGCAGCCTACGTGGCGGAGCAGTTCAAGCGGTATGGGCTGGCTCCAGGCATGTCGGATGGCAGCTATCTCCAGCCCGTTCGGTTCCGGGAAACGGGTCTCGTGCCCGGCAGCGCGTCGGTGCGGGTCACCGGTCCGCGGGCAACAAATCTGACACCTGGTGTCGACTTCGTAGCGTCGAGTGATCCACGCGACACTCTGACAACCTTCGGAGGAGCGATGGTCTTTGCCGGCTATGGGGTCAGCGCGCCCGAATTCCAGTACGACGACTACGCCAGCATCGATGTAAAGGACAAGGTGGTCGTGGTTCTGTTCGGCGCGCCGTCGTCACTGCCTCCCAATCCGCGGGCTCACTTTTCCGGTGCGGAGAAGACCAAGACAGCAGTGGCGCGCGGGGCTCGCGGCGTAATTACCCTCTGGACCGAGGACGCCGAGCGGACAGCGCCGTGGTCGTTCATGGAGCGACTCTCGCACCGGACCGGCATGGTCTGGCTGGCGCCGGACGGATCGCTTCCTGCGGAGGTGTCCTCGCTGCTGGCGGGTGTGGTGCTGAGCCCGGCTGCTTCGGCCCGACTCTTCGGATCCTCGGCAGCATGGAACACGGTGCTGGAGACCGCGCGGCAGGGCAAACCGCAGGCGTTCGCGCTCCCCGGTGAGATTCATGTACGCAAGGCAAACCTTCATCGCGATTTGACCGCGCCCAACGTGGTTGCCAAGCTGGCCGGTTCGGATCCGGTCCTTGCCGAGGAGTATGTGGTCTATACTGCGCACCTCGACCATGACGGTATTGGTGCCGCCTTCAACGGTGATTCGATCTACAACGGCGCGATCGACAATGCGTCGGGGGTTGCTGCGCTGCTGGAGGTTGCCCGGGCGTTTTCGGAGCGGAAGCAACGGCCCAAGCGGTCAATCCTGTTCATCGCCACCGCAGCAGAGGAGAAGGGCCTGCTCGGTGCGGAGTTCTACGCCGAGTACCCGACCGTACCGATTGGTTCCGTGGTTGCCAACCTCAATATGGATGGCAACCACATGCTGTTCCCGACCCGAAGTATCGTTGCTCTCGGAGCGGAGCATTCAACCCTGGCTGATGATGCCGCCGTGGCCGCCAATGCGTCCGGCGTCGAGCTCGAGACCGAGTTGATGCCCGAACAGGCATTCTTTATCCGGAGCGATCAGTATCCCTTCATCAAGAAGGGGGTTCCCGCCTTGTTCTTCGTCAACGGAACTCGCAGCAGCGACTCGACCGTCGATGGCGGCGCCATCCTGATGAACTGGCTGGGCACCGTGTACCACACCCCGAAGGACGATCTGGATCAGCCGATGCACTACGAATCGGGCGCCAAGTATGCCGAAGTCGCCTTTCGAGTGGGTGAACGCGTCGCCAACGCGTCCAGTCGCCCCACCTGGCGCCCAGGCGACTTCTTCGGCGACCGCTTCGGCACCCCGGCAACGCGGGTGCCGGCGCCCTAG
- a CDS encoding aminodeoxychorismate/anthranilate synthase component II, with translation MILVVDNYDSFVHNVSRYLHELGEETITVRNDALVGVPEGTTAIVLSPGPCTPDLAGISLELVRRMSGHLPILGICLGHQCIGQAFGGRVTRAREPLHGEASPVRHTGRGILRGLPDRFQGGRYHSLIVELPEASPLDVTARSDIGEIMAIEHREHPTYGVQFHPESVLTEHGHDLLRNFLACRR, from the coding sequence ATGATCCTCGTCGTCGACAACTACGACAGCTTCGTCCACAACGTTAGCCGCTACCTCCACGAGCTGGGTGAAGAGACCATCACGGTGCGCAACGATGCGCTGGTCGGCGTGCCGGAGGGTACAACGGCAATCGTGCTGTCGCCGGGCCCCTGCACGCCCGACCTCGCCGGGATCTCGCTCGAACTCGTCCGGCGAATGTCCGGCCACCTGCCGATTCTGGGCATCTGTCTTGGCCATCAGTGTATTGGGCAGGCGTTCGGCGGGCGGGTCACGCGTGCGCGAGAGCCGCTTCATGGTGAAGCATCACCAGTGCGTCACACCGGCCGGGGCATTCTGCGCGGCTTACCGGATCGCTTCCAGGGTGGGCGTTACCACTCGCTGATCGTCGAACTTCCGGAGGCCTCGCCCCTCGATGTGACTGCCAGGTCCGACATCGGCGAGATCATGGCGATCGAGCACCGAGAGCATCCGACCTACGGCGTTCAGTTTCACCCCGAGTCCGTCCTGACGGAACATGGCCACGATCTGCTGCGGAACTTCCTGGCCTGTCGGCGTTGA
- a CDS encoding serine hydrolase produces the protein MPRLAPTRFSLTLLATILAGSGALEAQRHFPSDEAIQAILNEQVTAKRTTGLVLGLLEADGSHRIFTAGRSGNPSVALNGQTVFEIGSITKVLTTELLAEMVSRGEVALNDPVQKFLPAGVTMPTRNGRQITLQDLATVNSGLPGMPSNFKPGDMTNPYADYSVNEMYEFLSSYTLPREIGAQYEYSNLGMGLLGHVLALRLGKSYFDAIDERILQPLGMRETRIDLSASMRARLAPGHNAGGSAVPNWDIPTLAGAGALRSTVDDMLRFLAANANPASTPLGRIFESTHAPRASTGSPAMSVGLGWHLLNRPIGPIVWHNGGTGGYRAFLGFDPAKRVGVVLLTNSAITADDVGFHLIDPKFLLSKPPVVRTAVAVDPATLPQYAGTYALTADFTIVVTVEQGALWLEPTGQSKFKVAASAENEFFLNEADLTILFIKDGSGTVTGLRLTQGGAVTPAKKIK, from the coding sequence ATGCCACGCCTTGCTCCCACTCGCTTCTCGCTGACCTTACTGGCCACCATCCTCGCGGGGTCCGGCGCACTGGAGGCCCAGCGACACTTCCCATCGGATGAAGCGATTCAGGCCATCTTGAACGAGCAGGTCACCGCCAAGCGGACGACGGGCCTAGTCCTTGGCCTGCTCGAGGCGGACGGCAGCCACCGGATCTTCACGGCCGGACGATCGGGCAACCCCTCGGTTGCGCTCAACGGGCAGACGGTCTTCGAGATCGGTTCGATTACCAAAGTCCTGACTACGGAACTGCTGGCTGAGATGGTGAGCCGGGGCGAGGTTGCGCTGAACGATCCGGTCCAGAAATTCCTCCCGGCCGGAGTTACGATGCCGACACGGAACGGGCGGCAGATCACGCTCCAGGACCTGGCCACCGTCAACTCCGGCCTGCCCGGCATGCCGAGCAACTTCAAGCCGGGTGACATGACCAATCCGTATGCCGACTATTCTGTGAATGAGATGTACGAGTTTCTGAGCAGCTACACCCTGCCGCGGGAGATTGGCGCGCAGTACGAGTACTCCAACCTCGGCATGGGACTGCTCGGCCATGTGCTGGCGCTGCGGCTGGGCAAGAGCTATTTCGACGCCATCGATGAGCGGATTCTGCAGCCGCTGGGCATGCGCGAAACCCGGATCGATCTCTCTGCCTCGATGCGAGCCCGCCTCGCTCCCGGCCACAACGCAGGGGGAAGCGCGGTTCCCAACTGGGACATTCCGACACTCGCGGGCGCGGGCGCCCTGCGATCGACGGTGGACGACATGCTCCGGTTCCTTGCCGCCAATGCCAACCCCGCGTCGACACCGTTAGGCAGGATCTTCGAGAGCACCCACGCGCCGCGGGCGTCGACCGGATCGCCCGCCATGTCGGTTGGACTGGGCTGGCACCTCCTCAACCGGCCGATCGGGCCCATCGTCTGGCACAATGGCGGCACGGGTGGCTACCGGGCGTTCCTGGGATTCGACCCGGCCAAACGAGTCGGCGTGGTCCTGCTCACCAACTCGGCCATTACCGCCGACGACGTTGGCTTCCATCTGATCGACCCGAAGTTTCTGCTCTCCAAGCCGCCAGTCGTTCGGACCGCTGTTGCCGTGGATCCGGCCACGCTGCCGCAGTACGCCGGGACCTACGCCTTGACGGCAGATTTCACTATCGTCGTCACGGTCGAACAGGGCGCACTCTGGCTCGAGCCGACCGGGCAGTCAAAATTCAAGGTTGCGGCATCGGCTGAGAACGAGTTCTTCCTGAATGAGGCGGATCTGACCATCCTGTTCATCAAAGACGGTAGCGGCACCGTCACCGGCCTTCGACTGACGCAGGGTGGCGCCGTCACACCAGCCAAGAAGATCAAGTAG
- the pabB gene encoding aminodeoxychorismate synthase component I: MAPPEPKHQADAVRTTPQGSPLVGRPIHQEIPYGSAWNAVRRLADQSGLVFLDSAMSHQEVGRYSFVAADPVATISSLDGLRDAMARFPLQHVEGIPPFQGGAAGYLSYEAARSLEPRLAERMPPPQIPAVDFRIYDRVVAFDHLEERAFVVSTGYPEQNETARVARAAHRLEELLRQLGVVAAPRSGHGIIRNWRSSFSRSEYEAAVRRTVEYILDGDIFQANITQRFSAPVPDGFDPLRFYETLRRRNPAPFAAYLDFGDVVVASSSPERLVRFDGLTAEARPIKGTRRRDQDPGKDAEHKEALLGSRKDRAENVMIVDLLRNDLSRVCDPGSIEVPVLCGLESYASVHHLTSVITGRLAAAYSAIDLVDAVFPGGSITGAPKLRAMEIIAELERAPRNLYCGSLGYLGFSGRMDLNICIRTALFHQGIATVETGGGITRRSDPATEYDESLDKIAPILQAFEEP; encoded by the coding sequence ATGGCGCCGCCTGAGCCCAAGCACCAAGCAGACGCTGTTCGAACCACTCCCCAGGGCAGTCCGCTGGTCGGCCGGCCAATCCATCAGGAAATTCCCTACGGGAGTGCCTGGAACGCGGTACGCCGCCTGGCTGATCAATCCGGGCTCGTCTTCCTCGACAGCGCGATGAGCCATCAGGAGGTCGGCCGATACAGCTTCGTCGCCGCCGATCCGGTTGCCACGATATCGAGCCTCGACGGGCTGCGGGACGCGATGGCCCGGTTCCCCCTGCAGCATGTCGAGGGCATTCCTCCCTTTCAAGGTGGCGCCGCAGGCTATCTGAGCTATGAGGCGGCGCGGTCGCTCGAGCCGCGGCTGGCCGAGCGCATGCCGCCGCCACAGATTCCGGCAGTCGACTTCCGGATCTACGACCGCGTCGTCGCCTTCGACCATCTGGAGGAGCGAGCCTTTGTTGTCTCGACCGGCTATCCCGAGCAGAATGAGACGGCCCGCGTGGCACGGGCTGCGCATCGCCTCGAGGAGCTGCTCCGCCAGCTGGGCGTCGTTGCCGCGCCAAGGTCGGGCCACGGGATCATCCGCAACTGGCGGTCCAGCTTTTCCCGGAGCGAGTACGAGGCCGCGGTTCGCCGAACCGTCGAGTACATCCTCGACGGCGACATCTTCCAGGCCAACATCACCCAACGCTTCTCGGCGCCAGTGCCAGACGGGTTTGATCCCCTGCGCTTCTACGAGACCCTTCGGCGACGCAATCCGGCGCCGTTTGCCGCGTACCTCGACTTTGGCGACGTCGTCGTGGCCTCGAGCTCGCCGGAGCGCCTGGTTCGTTTCGACGGGCTGACCGCGGAGGCCCGACCCATCAAAGGCACCCGCCGACGGGACCAGGATCCTGGCAAGGATGCGGAACACAAAGAAGCGCTGCTGGGCAGTCGCAAGGATCGCGCGGAGAACGTGATGATCGTCGACCTGCTGCGCAACGATCTGTCCCGCGTCTGCGACCCCGGTTCGATCGAAGTGCCCGTGCTATGCGGCCTCGAGTCCTATGCCTCGGTGCACCATCTCACGTCCGTGATCACCGGCCGGCTGGCAGCCGCCTACTCGGCCATCGATCTGGTCGACGCCGTGTTCCCGGGAGGGTCGATCACCGGCGCGCCCAAGCTCCGGGCAATGGAGATCATCGCCGAGCTCGAGCGAGCCCCGCGCAATCTGTACTGTGGCTCACTCGGCTACCTCGGCTTCTCGGGGCGAATGGATCTCAACATCTGCATTCGGACCGCGCTGTTCCACCAGGGAATTGCCACTGTCGAAACTGGCGGAGGCATCACGCGACGTTCGGATCCCGCAACCGAGTATGACGAATCGCTGGACAAGATTGCGCCGATCCTTCAGGCCTTCGAGGAGCCATGA
- a CDS encoding beta-lactamase family protein — protein sequence MPSHSTAAISFGLLAAVLVTAGPLRAQLHFPSDDAIQAILDGQVTAKRTVGLVIGLIETDGTRRIFTAGQSGHPGLPLNGKTVFEIGSITKVFTTGLLAEMVSRSEVELSDPVQKFLPAGVTMPSRNGRQITLRDLAIVHSGLPDMPSTFKPVDSSNPYAGFTVKEMYEFLSAYTLPRDIGAHYEYSDLGMGLLGHVLGLRHGMGYFQAIYERILQPLGMRDTRIDLTPSMQTRLAQGHDADGTPVPTWDAPALEGAGALRSTVDDMLLFLAASTHPASTPLGRILASTHAPQAATGFPHLSVGLGWHLLTRPSGSIVWHNGGTGGYRTFLGFDPARRVGVVILSNSAIGADDVGFHLIDPTFPLSEPATRF from the coding sequence ACTCCACTGCCGCCATCTCGTTTGGGCTGCTCGCAGCCGTCCTCGTTACCGCTGGACCATTGCGGGCGCAACTTCACTTTCCGTCGGATGATGCCATTCAGGCCATCCTGGATGGACAGGTCACTGCAAAGCGGACCGTTGGCCTGGTCATCGGTCTAATCGAGACCGACGGAACCCGGCGGATCTTCACGGCAGGGCAATCCGGCCATCCGGGGCTACCCTTGAATGGGAAGACCGTCTTCGAGATCGGCTCGATTACCAAGGTGTTCACCACGGGACTGCTGGCGGAGATGGTGAGCCGCAGCGAAGTCGAGCTGAGCGACCCGGTCCAGAAGTTCCTTCCCGCCGGCGTTACGATGCCATCGCGGAATGGACGGCAGATCACCCTCCGGGATCTCGCCATCGTCCACTCGGGATTGCCCGATATGCCAAGCACATTCAAGCCGGTCGACTCGAGCAACCCGTACGCTGGTTTCACCGTGAAGGAGATGTACGAGTTTCTCAGCGCCTACACGCTGCCGCGGGACATAGGTGCGCACTACGAGTACTCCGACCTGGGCATGGGATTGCTTGGTCATGTACTGGGGCTGCGGCATGGGATGGGCTATTTCCAGGCGATCTATGAACGGATCCTCCAGCCGCTTGGCATGCGTGACACGAGAATCGACCTGACGCCGTCGATGCAGACACGCCTTGCCCAGGGTCACGATGCTGACGGGACACCCGTGCCCACCTGGGATGCGCCGGCGCTGGAGGGTGCCGGCGCGCTGCGATCGACCGTGGATGACATGCTTCTCTTCCTTGCCGCCAGCACCCACCCGGCCTCTACGCCGTTAGGCAGGATCTTGGCCAGCACTCATGCTCCCCAGGCAGCGACCGGATTCCCGCACTTGTCCGTTGGCTTGGGCTGGCACCTGCTCACTCGCCCTTCAGGATCCATCGTCTGGCACAATGGCGGCACTGGCGGCTACCGGACCTTCCTGGGCTTCGATCCCGCTCGGAGGGTCGGAGTCGTCATCCTCAGCAACTCGGCCATCGGTGCCGACGACGTCGGTTTTCACCTGATCGACCCGACGTTTCCGCTATCCGAGCCAGCGACGCGCTTCTGA